Proteins found in one Erythrobacter sp. 3-20A1M genomic segment:
- a CDS encoding aldo/keto reductase, with protein MSLTDFRTLGRSGLVVSPLALGTMTFGLGEWGADETSSRAIFDAYREAGGNFVDTADIYSGGQSEQLVGKFIAEAGLRDEIVLATKFGFNGSASPLTANQSSAGNPNAGGAGAKNIHRALEGSLKRLGTDYIDLYWMHIWDGVTPIGEIVQTLGDLVRSGKIRYYGFSDMPAWVGSKAATIAAERGVPGPIAMQLEYSLVARDVEAEHFPAARDGGMGIMPWSPLAGGFLTGKYQRDDTSDTGRLSGANPFGDSKFTDRNWKILSAAESIAREIERPVAQVALAWTLAQPGVTSTLVGASKVSQLESNVAATELDLSPDQLKRLDDASAPTPGFTASLTSRDTRRMVHGGHAVSGWDDSAGTR; from the coding sequence ATGTCTTTGACAGATTTCCGTACACTCGGTCGCTCCGGCCTCGTCGTCAGCCCGCTCGCCTTGGGCACCATGACCTTCGGACTCGGTGAATGGGGGGCGGACGAAACGTCCTCTCGTGCCATCTTCGACGCGTATCGCGAGGCCGGAGGCAATTTCGTCGATACGGCGGACATCTATTCGGGTGGCCAGAGCGAGCAACTGGTCGGCAAGTTCATAGCAGAAGCAGGCCTGCGAGACGAAATCGTGCTCGCAACCAAGTTCGGCTTCAACGGATCGGCCAGTCCGCTCACCGCGAACCAATCGAGCGCGGGCAATCCGAACGCGGGTGGAGCGGGTGCGAAGAACATCCATCGTGCCCTGGAAGGATCGCTGAAGCGCCTCGGGACGGATTACATCGACCTTTACTGGATGCATATCTGGGACGGGGTCACCCCGATCGGGGAAATCGTCCAGACGCTCGGCGACCTCGTCCGCTCAGGCAAGATCCGGTATTACGGCTTCTCCGACATGCCGGCATGGGTCGGCAGCAAGGCCGCCACGATTGCGGCGGAGCGGGGCGTTCCGGGGCCGATCGCAATGCAGCTCGAATATTCTCTGGTCGCGCGCGATGTCGAAGCCGAACATTTCCCGGCGGCGCGCGACGGGGGCATGGGCATCATGCCCTGGAGCCCGCTGGCGGGTGGCTTTCTAACCGGCAAGTATCAGCGCGACGACACGTCCGACACCGGAAGGCTGAGCGGTGCCAACCCGTTCGGCGATAGCAAGTTCACGGATCGCAACTGGAAAATCCTCAGCGCCGCCGAGAGCATTGCCCGGGAGATCGAACGCCCGGTTGCTCAGGTTGCGCTCGCATGGACGTTGGCGCAGCCCGGCGTCACTTCGACCCTGGTCGGCGCGAGCAAGGTGTCGCAGCTTGAAAGCAATGTCGCGGCCACCGAACTCGACCTCAGCCCGGATCAGCTCAAGCGGCTCGATGACGCTAGCGCCCCGACGCCCGGGTTCACCGCTTCGCTCACGTCCCGCGATACGCGGCGCATGGTGCATGGCGGACATGCGGTGAGCGGTTGGGACGACTCGGCCGGAACGCGCTGA
- a CDS encoding TetR/AcrR family transcriptional regulator: MYGNLSKTWKNLYNDRYRTIWVSGRPMSMDIVVNDTEVAGDRVSDVRRKSGRPLSFDRDAALEKAMLAFWQYGYETTSISDLTRTMGISAPSLYAAFRDKKHLFLEAVRLYAGDTQEVRAAIDAAPSAYEAALSVLANSVDTFTGADTPPGCLLASSTASGSAASADVRAAVAQYRGQLRDALQTRVERDISDGTLPRDTDAAALANMVVALIQGLSVMARDGADRASLTCVVNAAMKAWPTREES, encoded by the coding sequence GTGTACGGAAATCTGTCAAAGACATGGAAAAACCTTTATAATGATCGTTACAGAACTATCTGGGTCTCTGGTAGACCGATGTCAATGGATATTGTAGTGAACGATACGGAAGTAGCAGGCGATCGGGTTTCGGATGTTCGGCGCAAGAGCGGCCGACCGCTGTCGTTCGATCGCGACGCCGCCCTCGAAAAGGCTATGCTGGCATTCTGGCAGTATGGTTACGAAACGACCTCCATCAGCGACCTGACACGCACGATGGGAATAAGCGCACCGAGCCTCTACGCGGCTTTCCGGGATAAGAAGCACCTCTTCCTCGAGGCGGTCCGGCTCTACGCTGGCGACACGCAAGAGGTTCGCGCGGCGATCGATGCCGCACCCAGCGCCTATGAAGCGGCACTCTCGGTTCTGGCCAACTCGGTCGATACCTTCACCGGTGCGGACACGCCCCCCGGCTGTCTGCTAGCGAGTTCCACCGCCAGCGGATCCGCCGCATCGGCCGACGTTCGTGCCGCTGTCGCTCAGTATCGCGGCCAATTGCGTGACGCCCTCCAGACACGTGTCGAGCGCGACATTTCCGACGGTACATTGCCACGCGATACGGACGCCGCCGCTTTGGCAAATATGGTGGTCGCATTGATACAGGGGCTGTCCGTCATGGCCCGTGATGGTGCCGATCGCGCTTCGCTCACATGCGTCGTCAACGCCGCCATGAAAGCCTGGCCTACCCGTGAGGAAAGCTGA
- a CDS encoding helix-turn-helix transcriptional regulator, which translates to MPITITLDRLLKDRGLLGKEVAETVGLSETQLSLFRSGKVRGIRFSTLARLCFALDCEPGDLLGYAKDPADMAADRPGESS; encoded by the coding sequence ATGCCGATCACCATCACGCTCGACCGCCTTCTCAAGGACCGCGGCCTGCTGGGCAAGGAGGTGGCGGAGACAGTCGGGCTGAGCGAGACCCAGCTCTCCCTGTTCCGCTCGGGCAAGGTGCGGGGCATACGTTTCTCGACCCTGGCGCGGCTATGCTTCGCCCTGGACTGCGAGCCGGGCGATCTCTTGGGGTATGCGAAGGACCCTGCCGATATGGCGGCGGATCGGCCCGGCGAAAGTTCCTGA
- a CDS encoding ATP-binding cassette domain-containing protein, with product MTAAVALSNAAVKRGGASVTHEIALSVSPGSWFGLIGANGSGKTSLLRALGGRLPFAGGSCLLDGLEVAGDRAGRARHFGFAPPPDTLPDMLRVREVLELVSGSGEAYRARLEPLWQALGLDGLMERWIGECSAGMRQRAAIATAFAGEHAAVILDEPFNWLDPVAAFDLRRALRAMVDDGLTLITALHDLGTLAAACDTGLMLADGRCAMELSREMLAAARRDPLAFESATIDRLRSRTAGR from the coding sequence ATGACCGCGGCGGTGGCGCTCAGCAATGCGGCGGTGAAGCGCGGCGGGGCGAGCGTCACGCACGAGATCGCGCTGTCCGTTTCGCCCGGCTCCTGGTTCGGCCTGATCGGCGCGAACGGCTCGGGCAAGACCAGCCTTTTGCGGGCGCTGGGCGGCCGGCTGCCCTTCGCAGGCGGATCGTGCCTGCTGGACGGACTCGAAGTGGCGGGCGACCGCGCGGGGCGTGCCCGCCATTTCGGCTTCGCCCCACCGCCGGACACGCTGCCCGACATGCTGCGGGTGCGCGAGGTCCTCGAGCTGGTGAGCGGGTCGGGGGAAGCGTATCGCGCGCGCCTCGAACCGTTGTGGCAGGCGCTGGGGCTCGACGGGTTGATGGAGCGGTGGATCGGCGAATGCTCGGCCGGAATGCGCCAGCGGGCGGCCATCGCGACCGCTTTTGCCGGGGAGCATGCCGCGGTGATCCTGGACGAGCCGTTCAACTGGCTGGACCCGGTCGCCGCTTTCGACCTGCGCCGGGCCTTGCGCGCGATGGTGGACGATGGACTGACCCTGATCACCGCGCTGCACGATCTGGGCACGCTGGCGGCCGCGTGCGACACCGGGCTGATGCTGGCGGACGGGCGGTGCGCGATGGAGCTCTCGCGCGAGATGCTGGCGGCGGCGCGGCGCGATCCGCTCGCGTTCGAGAGCGCGACGATCGATCGGCTGAGATCGCGAACCGCCGGGCGGTAG
- a CDS encoding DNA recombination protein RmuC — MDPTLITIIALVIGLGIGGAAGWFFGSRPAAEWRARHAARDAEAKELDAKYLRTFADLEAARERAGRVDGLERQLDDAREQLSTLRAERAAFDEQKRLLEESRANLLKEFENTGAKVLGAAQERFLERASERFGHSEKTSEEKIRALLQPVGERLAKYERQVAELEEKRGDAFSRLYEQITEMRRGQEDVRREAQRLGNSLTNAPKARGRWGERALQNVLEQCGLSEHTDFILEHSVSTDEGRLRPDAIVNVPGQKRLVIDAKVSLNAYQAAFEADDEEERARQLGLHAKSMRGHVQTLGSKSYQSQFDDTPDYVVMFVPGEHFVAAALEHDPELWDFAFRNKVLLATPTNLVAIARTVAQVWRQDTIANEAMEIGKAGAELYDRLAIAAEHMKRVGGGLETAVNNYNKFVGSFERNVLSAGRRLADKGIEIGKREIEDVPKVEASPRYNNEDAAAIEDGTGEEREAAE, encoded by the coding sequence ATGGACCCGACCCTCATCACCATCATCGCGCTCGTCATCGGCCTCGGCATCGGGGGCGCGGCGGGCTGGTTCTTCGGCTCGCGCCCCGCGGCGGAGTGGCGCGCGCGCCACGCGGCGCGCGATGCGGAGGCGAAGGAGCTCGACGCGAAATATCTGCGCACCTTTGCCGATCTGGAGGCCGCGCGCGAGCGGGCCGGGCGGGTCGACGGGCTGGAGCGCCAGTTGGACGACGCGCGCGAGCAGCTCTCCACCCTGCGGGCCGAGCGTGCAGCGTTCGACGAACAGAAGCGCCTGCTGGAAGAAAGCCGTGCGAACCTGCTCAAGGAGTTCGAGAACACCGGGGCCAAGGTGCTGGGCGCGGCGCAGGAGCGGTTTCTGGAGCGGGCGAGCGAGCGTTTCGGCCATTCGGAGAAGACCAGCGAGGAGAAGATCCGCGCGCTGCTGCAACCGGTCGGCGAACGGCTGGCGAAATACGAACGCCAGGTCGCGGAGCTGGAGGAGAAGCGCGGCGACGCCTTCTCGCGCCTCTACGAGCAGATCACCGAGATGCGGCGCGGGCAGGAGGATGTCCGGCGCGAGGCGCAGCGGCTGGGCAATTCGCTCACCAACGCGCCCAAGGCCCGGGGCCGCTGGGGAGAGCGGGCGCTGCAGAACGTGCTGGAACAATGCGGGCTCTCCGAACACACCGACTTCATCCTCGAACACTCGGTCTCGACGGACGAGGGCCGGCTCCGACCCGACGCCATCGTCAACGTGCCGGGGCAGAAGCGGCTGGTGATCGATGCCAAGGTGTCGCTGAACGCCTATCAGGCCGCGTTCGAGGCCGACGACGAGGAGGAGCGGGCACGGCAGCTGGGCCTGCACGCCAAATCGATGCGCGGCCATGTCCAGACGCTCGGCTCCAAGAGCTATCAGAGCCAGTTCGACGACACGCCCGATTATGTCGTGATGTTCGTGCCGGGCGAGCATTTCGTCGCCGCCGCGCTCGAACACGATCCGGAACTGTGGGACTTCGCCTTCCGCAACAAGGTGCTGCTGGCGACGCCGACCAACCTCGTCGCAATCGCGCGCACCGTGGCGCAGGTATGGCGGCAGGACACCATCGCTAACGAGGCGATGGAGATCGGCAAGGCGGGCGCGGAGCTTTACGACCGGCTCGCCATCGCCGCCGAGCATATGAAGCGCGTGGGCGGCGGGCTGGAAACCGCGGTCAACAATTACAACAAGTTCGTCGGCAGCTTCGAACGCAACGTCCTGTCTGCCGGGCGTCGGCTGGCAGACAAGGGCATCGAGATCGGCAAGCGTGAGATCGAGGACGTGCCCAAGGTCGAGGCGAGCCCGCGCTACAACAACGAGGATGCCGCCGCGATCGAGGACGGCACCGGCGAGGAGCGCGAGGCGGCGGAGTAA
- a CDS encoding four-helix bundle copper-binding protein, with amino-acid sequence MSIKEMISEHPQVGADYNEQLGEAVKHALYGAAIMNSCADACLAEENAGERAQCIRTCLDASDACTAFYRMASRRTGRNVPAIKAIGAATVIACEQCLAECESHTDAHCKRCAQMCREVIEDVKKAVQGLD; translated from the coding sequence ATGTCGATCAAGGAAATGATCTCTGAGCACCCGCAGGTGGGCGCGGATTACAACGAGCAGCTGGGCGAGGCGGTGAAGCACGCGCTGTACGGTGCGGCGATCATGAATTCCTGCGCCGACGCGTGTCTCGCCGAGGAGAACGCGGGCGAGCGGGCGCAGTGCATCCGCACATGCCTCGATGCCTCCGACGCCTGCACCGCATTCTATCGCATGGCGAGCCGCCGGACCGGCCGCAACGTGCCCGCGATCAAGGCGATCGGCGCGGCGACGGTGATCGCGTGCGAGCAGTGCCTCGCCGAATGTGAGAGCCATACGGACGCGCATTGCAAACGCTGCGCCCAGATGTGCCGCGAAGTGATCGAGGATGTGAAGAAGGCGGTGCAGGGGCTGGACTGA
- the def gene encoding peptide deformylase: protein MAIREILEVPDPRLKTVSTPVTVFDDELKKLVADMFETMYDAPGIGLAAIQVGVPKRVLVIDLQPDDPDAEPEVCNHGGHEHTHQPTKREPRVFVNPEILDPAEELSTYQEGCLSVPEIYADVDRPKTCRVRYQDVEGTTYEEDLDGLLATCIQHEMDHLEGILFIDHLSRLKRNMALKKLNKMRAAA, encoded by the coding sequence ATGGCTATCCGCGAAATCCTCGAAGTGCCGGACCCCCGGCTCAAGACCGTATCGACCCCCGTCACCGTGTTCGATGACGAGCTGAAGAAGCTGGTCGCCGACATGTTCGAAACCATGTACGACGCGCCCGGCATCGGGCTCGCGGCGATCCAGGTCGGGGTGCCCAAGCGCGTGCTGGTGATCGACCTCCAGCCCGACGATCCGGATGCGGAGCCGGAGGTGTGCAACCACGGCGGTCACGAGCATACGCACCAGCCGACCAAGCGCGAGCCGCGGGTGTTCGTGAACCCCGAAATCCTCGATCCGGCGGAAGAGCTGTCGACCTATCAGGAAGGCTGCCTCTCGGTCCCCGAGATCTACGCCGACGTCGACCGGCCCAAGACGTGCCGCGTGCGCTATCAGGATGTCGAGGGCACCACGTACGAGGAAGACCTCGACGGCCTGCTCGCCACCTGCATCCAGCACGAGATGGACCACCTCGAAGGCATCCTGTTCATCGACCATCTTAGCCGGCTGAAGCGCAACATGGCGCTCAAGAAGCTGAACAAGATGCGGGCAGCGGCGTAA
- a CDS encoding alpha/beta hydrolase encodes MKYLSLIFFAALLAASTLGRVASEDRSMQGKTVYIVHGYMAGPTDHWFAWLKDEIGHEGGSAKILSMPDSDDPNPALWVRTLRMEIGPLDENTFIVAHSLGTVASMRYLQEYPDARIGGLILVSGFDQRLSNIPELDRFMDWQPIDHSTIRHMTAHRAVITAKDDEIVAPELSVALARSLDADLIELDRGGHFLGSNGFDTFPQVWQKLRQQASAR; translated from the coding sequence ATGAAATACCTGTCTCTAATCTTTTTCGCGGCGCTGCTGGCGGCCTCCACGCTCGGCAGGGTCGCTTCGGAGGATCGATCGATGCAAGGCAAGACGGTCTATATCGTCCATGGCTACATGGCCGGACCCACCGATCACTGGTTTGCGTGGTTGAAGGACGAGATCGGGCACGAGGGCGGATCGGCGAAAATCCTGAGTATGCCTGATTCCGACGATCCAAATCCGGCGCTATGGGTCCGCACGCTGCGAATGGAGATCGGTCCGCTCGATGAGAACACTTTTATCGTCGCGCATAGTCTGGGGACCGTGGCGAGCATGCGCTATTTGCAGGAGTATCCGGATGCCCGCATCGGGGGATTGATCCTCGTTTCCGGCTTTGACCAACGGCTTAGCAATATTCCGGAACTGGACAGATTTATGGACTGGCAGCCAATCGACCATTCCACCATCCGGCACATGACCGCCCACCGCGCGGTCATCACCGCGAAGGACGACGAGATTGTCGCGCCTGAACTGTCGGTCGCGCTTGCCAGGTCGCTCGATGCAGATCTGATCGAGCTGGATCGCGGCGGGCACTTCTTGGGATCGAACGGTTTCGACACCTTCCCGCAAGTATGGCAAAAACTGCGCCAGCAAGCCTCGGCGCGTTGA
- the recR gene encoding recombination mediator RecR, which translates to MASQEIETLASALARLPGLGPRSARRAVLWLVKKRESALPALLDALTQVQGRLVECHICGNVDTQDPCGICADPRRDAKQLCVVEDVADLWALDRAKLFTGRYHVLGGRLSALDGVRPEDLAIDTLLGRVEEGGVDEVVLAMNATLEGQTTAHYIAERLEDYPVRITQLAHGLPVGGELDYLDEGTLAQALRARRPLG; encoded by the coding sequence ATGGCATCGCAAGAAATCGAGACGCTGGCCTCCGCCCTCGCGCGCCTGCCCGGGCTCGGCCCCCGCAGCGCGCGCCGCGCGGTGTTGTGGCTGGTCAAGAAACGCGAGAGCGCGCTGCCCGCGTTGTTGGATGCTTTGACGCAGGTGCAGGGGCGGCTGGTCGAGTGCCACATCTGCGGCAATGTCGACACGCAGGACCCGTGCGGCATCTGCGCCGATCCCCGCCGCGACGCGAAGCAGCTATGCGTGGTGGAAGATGTCGCCGATTTGTGGGCGCTCGATCGGGCGAAGCTGTTCACCGGGCGCTATCACGTGCTGGGCGGGCGGCTGTCGGCATTGGACGGTGTGCGGCCGGAGGATCTGGCGATCGACACCCTGCTCGGCCGGGTGGAGGAAGGCGGCGTGGACGAGGTCGTCCTCGCCATGAACGCCACGCTGGAGGGGCAGACGACCGCACACTACATCGCCGAGCGGCTGGAGGACTACCCGGTCCGCATCACCCAGCTGGCCCACGGCCTGCCGGTCGGCGGTGAGCTCGACTATCTCGACGAGGGCACGCTGGCCCAGGCCCTGCGCGCGCGGCGACCCCTGGGTTGA
- the fmt gene encoding methionyl-tRNA formyltransferase: protein MRIIFMGTPEFAVPTLRALHKAAHEIVAVYTQPPRRAGRGKKEQPSPVQRAAEGLGLEVRCPTSLKSGEEQERFAALEADVAVVAAYGLILPQPILDAPAHGCLNVHASILPRWRGAAPIHRAVMAGDPVTGVTIMQMEAGLDTGPMLATVRVPIERKTTGELTAELADKGAQLMVGTLRELANHRPLAQKDADAVYAPKIDKSEARIDWSEDAEAIERKVRGLAPFPGAWFELAPGSQSGAGGERVKLLLAEVVEGSGEPGAVLDDELTIACGTGAIRPLRLQRAGKPAMDRADFLRGRAVPEGTVLA from the coding sequence ATGCGCATCATCTTCATGGGAACGCCCGAATTCGCCGTGCCGACGCTGCGCGCGCTGCACAAGGCTGCGCACGAGATCGTGGCGGTCTATACCCAGCCGCCGCGCCGCGCCGGTCGGGGGAAGAAGGAACAGCCGAGCCCGGTGCAGCGCGCCGCCGAAGGGCTGGGGCTGGAGGTGCGCTGCCCGACCTCGCTAAAATCAGGCGAGGAGCAGGAGCGGTTCGCGGCGCTGGAGGCGGACGTGGCGGTGGTCGCGGCGTATGGCCTGATCCTGCCGCAGCCGATCCTCGACGCGCCCGCGCATGGCTGCCTGAATGTCCATGCCAGCATTCTGCCGCGCTGGCGCGGGGCGGCACCGATCCACCGCGCGGTGATGGCGGGCGATCCGGTGACCGGCGTCACGATCATGCAGATGGAGGCGGGGCTCGACACCGGGCCGATGCTGGCGACCGTGCGCGTGCCGATCGAACGCAAGACCACCGGCGAGCTGACGGCGGAACTGGCCGACAAGGGCGCGCAGCTGATGGTGGGAACCCTGCGCGAACTCGCCAACCACCGCCCGCTGGCGCAGAAGGACGCGGATGCGGTCTACGCGCCGAAGATCGACAAGTCCGAAGCGCGGATCGACTGGTCGGAAGATGCCGAGGCGATCGAGCGCAAGGTGCGCGGGCTGGCCCCGTTTCCCGGCGCTTGGTTCGAACTCGCCCCCGGATCGCAGTCCGGGGCAGGTGGCGAGCGGGTGAAACTGCTGCTGGCCGAAGTGGTCGAGGGTTCGGGGGAGCCCGGCGCGGTTCTGGACGACGAGCTCACCATCGCCTGCGGCACCGGCGCGATCCGGCCCTTGCGGCTACAACGCGCGGGCAAGCCGGCGATGGACCGCGCCGATTTCCTGCGCGGGCGCGCGGTGCCCGAGGGGACGGTGCTGGCGTGA
- the truA gene encoding tRNA pseudouridine(38-40) synthase TruA, with protein sequence MTRFALTLEFDGTPFVGLQRQATGASVQQSVEEAAERITGEAVTLHSAGRTDAGVHALAMRSHCDIAKDLTPFRLMEALNAHLRPDPIAVTACEAVADDWHARFSCVGRRYTYRILNRRAPPTLTRDRVWHVARDLDAGAMHRAAQALVGRHDFTTFRSVQCQARDPVKTLDRLDVEREGDEVLIHAAARSFLHHQVRSMVGCLALVGLGRWSEDRVGESLAARERQALGLNAPPHGLYFVEAVYPV encoded by the coding sequence GTGACCCGCTTCGCGCTTACGCTCGAATTCGACGGGACTCCCTTCGTCGGCCTGCAGCGGCAGGCGACGGGCGCGAGCGTGCAGCAATCGGTGGAGGAGGCAGCCGAGCGGATCACGGGCGAGGCGGTAACGCTCCACAGCGCGGGCCGCACCGATGCGGGCGTGCATGCGCTGGCGATGCGCAGCCATTGCGATATCGCAAAGGATCTGACGCCGTTCCGTCTGATGGAGGCGCTGAACGCGCATCTGCGCCCCGATCCGATCGCGGTGACCGCGTGCGAGGCGGTGGCGGACGACTGGCACGCCCGCTTCTCCTGCGTCGGGCGGCGCTATACCTATCGCATCCTCAACCGCCGCGCCCCACCCACGCTGACGCGCGATAGGGTGTGGCACGTCGCGCGCGATCTGGATGCGGGCGCGATGCACCGCGCGGCGCAGGCGCTGGTCGGACGGCACGATTTCACCACCTTTCGCTCGGTCCAGTGCCAGGCGCGCGACCCAGTGAAGACGCTCGACCGGCTCGATGTCGAGCGCGAGGGCGACGAGGTGCTGATCCACGCCGCCGCGCGCAGCTTCCTTCACCACCAGGTGCGCTCGATGGTCGGTTGCCTGGCGCTGGTCGGTCTCGGTCGGTGGAGCGAGGATCGCGTCGGCGAGTCGCTCGCGGCGCGCGAACGGCAGGCGCTCGGCCTCAACGCCCCGCCGCACGGGCTGTATTTCGTGGAGGCGGTGTACCCCGTTTAG
- the rbfA gene encoding 30S ribosome-binding factor RbfA: MARQQFTPEQHSIRVLKVGERVRHILSELLARQEVHDETVSAANIAVTEVRMTPDLKQATAYVKPLLGIEEDDIVTALRQNTAYLQREVASRLGLKFAPRLRFRPDESFEEADRIEKLLNDPRVARDLDED, from the coding sequence ATGGCACGCCAGCAATTCACTCCCGAACAGCACTCGATCCGCGTCCTCAAGGTGGGCGAGCGGGTGCGGCACATCCTCTCCGAACTGCTCGCGCGGCAGGAGGTGCACGACGAGACCGTCAGCGCCGCGAACATAGCGGTGACCGAAGTCAGGATGACGCCCGACCTGAAGCAGGCGACGGCCTACGTGAAGCCGCTGCTGGGGATCGAGGAGGACGATATCGTCACCGCGCTGCGGCAGAACACCGCCTATCTCCAGCGCGAAGTGGCCAGCCGGCTCGGCCTGAAATTCGCGCCCAGGCTGCGCTTCCGCCCTGACGAGAGCTTCGAGGAAGCCGACCGGATCGAGAAGCTGCTCAACGATCCGCGCGTGGCCCGCGATCTCGACGAAGACTAA
- a CDS encoding RcnB family protein: MKKTLIPLVAALSLAVPGMAQARDHYRDRGHHRTEVTRVVVKNDRGNHYGQSRYVARRHWQRGQRFDRRYAPNYRVVNYRDYRGLRAPPRGYQYVRSGNDVLLVGITSGIIGAVIGGLIR; this comes from the coding sequence ATGAAGAAAACCCTGATCCCTCTCGTGGCGGCGCTCTCGCTCGCCGTTCCCGGCATGGCGCAAGCGCGCGACCATTACCGCGACAGGGGCCATCACCGCACCGAAGTGACCCGCGTGGTGGTAAAGAACGATCGCGGCAACCATTACGGTCAGTCCCGCTACGTCGCCCGGCGGCACTGGCAGCGCGGCCAGCGCTTCGACCGGCGCTACGCCCCGAACTATCGGGTGGTAAACTACCGCGACTATCGCGGCCTGCGCGCTCCGCCGCGCGGATACCAATATGTCCGCTCGGGCAACGACGTCCTGCTGGTGGGCATCACCAGCGGCATAATCGGCGCGGTTATCGGCGGCCTGATCCGCTAG
- a CDS encoding DUF1697 domain-containing protein, with product MTRYAALLGSINVGGNQLKMAELRAALANRGFANVATVIASGNVLFDHAPATDAELAARIAEVVKNDFGIESLVVVRTANELRAAIDDNPFVGENEDRFVHTHFVPGPLDRPAFEASFAAYDGPERVAVGDRAFFVDYRGGVGDSKLHQKMRPLGLRNTARNVGSLQRILDKMTG from the coding sequence GTGACCCGCTACGCCGCCCTGCTCGGTTCGATCAATGTTGGTGGAAACCAGCTGAAGATGGCCGAGCTGAGGGCGGCGCTGGCCAATCGTGGGTTTGCGAATGTTGCGACCGTGATCGCCAGCGGCAATGTGCTATTCGACCACGCACCCGCCACCGACGCGGAACTCGCGGCGCGGATTGCCGAAGTCGTGAAGAACGACTTCGGGATCGAAAGCCTGGTGGTGGTGCGAACGGCCAACGAACTGCGCGCCGCGATCGACGACAATCCGTTTGTCGGCGAGAACGAAGATCGGTTCGTCCACACGCATTTCGTGCCCGGACCGCTCGACCGGCCGGCCTTCGAGGCTTCCTTCGCTGCGTACGACGGGCCTGAGCGGGTCGCAGTCGGAGACCGCGCCTTCTTCGTCGATTATCGGGGCGGGGTGGGCGATTCCAAACTTCACCAGAAGATGCGCCCACTCGGGCTGCGCAACACCGCACGCAATGTCGGCTCGTTGCAACGCATCCTCGACAAAATGACCGGCTGA
- a CDS encoding DUF448 domain-containing protein — MRTPPNERLTSDIAEAPATRTAKSAPERRCILSGEHGSRSALIRLAVSPDGDVLPDLLARAPGRGAWIGVTRAELVQAMEKGRLRGALARAFKGAPLSVPDDLPDRIESGLIRLLLDRLGLEMRGGHLILGSDRIAEHARGGAVELLLHAADASEDGARKLDQAWRVGQDAEGSGLTGTRLPLDREALSVALGRANVVHLALADAAAAERVDLALQRLLHFSGAPAPGTG; from the coding sequence ATGCGGACTCCACCCAATGAGCGCCTGACGTCCGACATTGCTGAAGCCCCTGCGACGCGGACTGCGAAGTCCGCGCCGGAGCGGCGCTGTATCCTGAGCGGGGAGCACGGTTCGCGTTCCGCGCTGATCCGGCTCGCCGTCTCGCCGGACGGCGACGTGCTGCCCGATCTGCTGGCGCGCGCGCCGGGGCGGGGTGCCTGGATCGGCGTGACCCGCGCCGAGCTGGTGCAGGCGATGGAGAAGGGCCGCCTGCGCGGCGCGCTGGCTCGCGCGTTCAAGGGTGCCCCCTTGAGCGTGCCCGACGATCTGCCCGACCGGATCGAAAGCGGGCTGATTCGTCTGTTGCTCGACCGGTTGGGGCTCGAAATGCGCGGCGGACATCTTATCTTGGGCTCGGACCGGATTGCGGAGCATGCCCGCGGCGGTGCGGTGGAGCTGTTGCTTCATGCCGCCGACGCGAGCGAGGACGGGGCGCGAAAGCTCGACCAGGCGTGGCGCGTGGGGCAGGACGCGGAAGGCTCCGGCCTGACCGGCACGCGCCTGCCACTGGACCGCGAGGCCCTGTCTGTGGCATTGGGCCGCGCGAATGTCGTCCACTTGGCGCTGGCCGACGCTGCGGCGGCGGAGCGGGTCGATCTGGCCCTCCAGCGCCTGTTGCATTTCAGCGGAGCGCCCGCGCCGGGCACCGGCTAA